In Thauera aromatica K172, one DNA window encodes the following:
- a CDS encoding GntR family transcriptional regulator: protein MKPSRIAPMALYQEVAERLRQRIFSHELPPGTWVDEQALAEQYGISRTPLREALKVLASEGLVTLKPRRGCYVTEISERDLDEVFSVMSMLEGECARVSAAHASDTELDRLRTIHAGLEQAAAEKDIDGFFEANQAFHLALQEIADNRWLLHVIEDLRKVIKLSRHHSLFSEGRLEQSLAEHRGILDALLARDANRAEQRMRAHILSGREALARIADARVPARA from the coding sequence ATGAAGCCGTCCCGCATCGCCCCCATGGCGCTCTACCAGGAAGTGGCCGAACGCCTCCGCCAGCGCATCTTCTCACATGAACTGCCCCCCGGAACCTGGGTGGACGAGCAGGCGCTGGCCGAACAGTACGGCATTTCACGCACGCCGCTGCGCGAAGCGCTCAAGGTGCTGGCGTCCGAAGGCCTGGTGACGCTCAAGCCGCGCCGCGGCTGCTACGTCACCGAGATCTCCGAGCGCGACCTCGACGAGGTCTTCAGCGTGATGTCGATGCTCGAAGGCGAATGCGCCCGGGTTTCGGCGGCACACGCCAGCGACACCGAGCTCGACCGCCTGCGCACCATTCACGCCGGCCTGGAGCAGGCTGCGGCAGAGAAGGACATCGACGGCTTCTTCGAAGCCAACCAGGCCTTCCACCTCGCCCTGCAGGAAATCGCCGACAACCGCTGGCTGCTCCATGTGATCGAGGATCTGCGCAAGGTCATCAAGCTGTCGCGCCATCATTCACTGTTCTCCGAAGGCCGGCTGGAGCAGTCGCTGGCCGAGCACCGCGGCATTCTCGACGCCCTGCTCGCGCGCGACGCCAACCGCGCCGAACAGCGGATGCGCGCCCACATCCTCAGTGGCCGCGAGGCGTTGGCGCGCATCGCCGACGCCAGGGTTCCCGCCCGCGCCTGA
- a CDS encoding hemolysin family protein, whose translation MLDNLLIILALIAASAFFSMSEISLAASRKIKLRLMAEGGHVNAQRVLALQDSPGNFFTVVQIGLNAVAILGGIVGEQALSPYVAALLRPVYDGPVLGTASFVLSFSFVTALFVLFADLMPKRLAMVQPERVAVGLVRPMQACMWLLAPLVWVFNGLADRIFRLLRIPSVRTEDITPADIVAMADAGAQAGALLRQEQHLISNVFELDSRIVPSAMTSRESIVFLTLSESEESIRRKIAEHPHGKFPVCEDGIDSVIGYVDAKDILPRIVHGKNLSLRTQPIVRKVLMLPDTLSLFEALERFRDAKEDFALVINEYALVVGLLSLQDVMSTVMGDLVSPFQEELIVRRDDHSWLIDGVTPIEDVMQALDIEVFEGFQNYETVAGFLMYRLRKVPKRTDFVVYAGYKFEVVDIDSYRIDQVLVTRENPPAAPAACAG comes from the coding sequence CTGCTCGACAACCTGCTCATCATCCTGGCGCTGATCGCGGCGAGCGCGTTTTTCTCGATGTCGGAGATTTCCCTCGCCGCCTCGCGCAAGATCAAGCTGCGCCTGATGGCCGAAGGCGGCCATGTCAACGCCCAGCGCGTGCTCGCGTTGCAGGACAGCCCGGGCAACTTCTTCACCGTGGTGCAGATTGGCCTCAACGCGGTTGCGATCCTCGGCGGCATCGTCGGCGAGCAGGCTTTGTCACCTTACGTCGCCGCGCTGCTGCGGCCCGTGTACGATGGGCCGGTGCTGGGAACGGCGAGCTTCGTGCTGTCGTTCAGCTTCGTCACCGCGCTGTTCGTGCTGTTCGCCGACCTGATGCCCAAGCGCCTGGCGATGGTGCAGCCCGAGCGTGTTGCGGTGGGGCTGGTGCGGCCGATGCAGGCCTGCATGTGGCTGCTGGCGCCGCTGGTGTGGGTGTTCAACGGTCTTGCCGACCGCATTTTCCGCCTGCTGCGCATCCCCAGCGTGCGCACCGAGGACATCACCCCGGCCGACATCGTCGCGATGGCCGATGCCGGGGCTCAGGCCGGCGCCCTGCTGCGCCAGGAGCAGCACCTGATCAGCAACGTATTCGAGCTCGATTCGCGCATCGTGCCTTCGGCGATGACTTCGCGCGAGAGCATCGTCTTCCTCACCCTGTCCGAGTCGGAGGAGAGCATCCGGCGCAAGATCGCCGAGCATCCCCACGGCAAGTTTCCGGTGTGCGAGGACGGCATCGACAGCGTGATCGGTTACGTCGATGCGAAAGACATCCTGCCGCGGATCGTGCACGGCAAGAACCTGTCGCTGCGAACCCAGCCGATCGTGCGCAAGGTGCTGATGCTGCCCGACACGCTGAGCCTGTTCGAGGCGCTGGAGCGCTTCCGCGATGCGAAAGAGGATTTCGCCCTGGTGATCAACGAATATGCCCTGGTGGTGGGCCTGCTGTCGCTGCAGGACGTCATGAGCACGGTGATGGGCGACCTGGTGAGCCCTTTCCAGGAAGAGCTGATCGTGCGCCGCGATGACCATTCGTGGCTGATCGACGGTGTCACCCCGATCGAGGACGTCATGCAGGCGCTCGACATCGAAGTCTTCGAAGGCTTCCAGAACTACGAGACGGTGGCCGGCTTTCTGATGTACCGCCTGCGCAAGGTGCCCAAGCGCACCGACTTCGTCGTCTATGCCGGCTACAAGTTCGAGGTGGTCGACATCGACAGCTACCGCATCGACCAGGTGCTGGTGACGCGCGAGAACCCTCCTGCGGCGCCGGCTGCGTGCGCGGGCTGA
- a CDS encoding PilZ domain-containing protein, whose product MSTQHRRLNARVPFVESASLQLNRDRLQCTVHNLSLKGALLLCEHDLQAKAGDLAELGLELSGGQAVVRMKGTVAHVEHASDGTRIGLACQEIDLDSITHLRRLLELNLGDPALLERELAAMLRG is encoded by the coding sequence ATGAGCACCCAGCACCGCCGCCTGAACGCACGCGTCCCCTTCGTCGAAAGCGCCAGCCTTCAATTGAACAGGGATCGTCTCCAATGCACCGTCCATAACTTGTCGCTGAAAGGCGCCCTGCTCCTGTGCGAACACGACCTCCAGGCGAAGGCGGGCGATCTGGCCGAACTGGGACTGGAGCTGAGCGGCGGTCAGGCCGTCGTCAGGATGAAGGGCACGGTGGCGCACGTCGAGCACGCCAGCGACGGCACGCGGATCGGCCTCGCCTGCCAGGAGATTGACCTCGATTCGATCACCCACCTGCGCCGCCTGCTCGAACTCAACCTGGGCGACCCCGCACTGCTCGAGCGCGAGCTGGCGGCGATGCTGCGAGGCTGA
- a CDS encoding TolC family outer membrane protein, which yields MKKIRTLIALAVLATLPQAHAQVPEALQDAARMAVTANPEVQARWHAFLASEQDRLAVRGGYFPQVDLIAGVGHERQTRPNRDPKTESYNHRNATLALNQMVYDGFFTRNEVARFGHAKLVRYYELVDAAERTSMEVVRVYSDVLRYRELVKLAQDNYVRHKQVFDQISGRTAAGVGRGVDLEQATGRLALAESNLLTEVSNLHDVSARYLRIVGVEAPENLPLIGDSIAAGGLPPTVEDALREAFDTSATLNAAVEDVAAAQRGVESRRAVFHPRLDLRARQSFDHNLDGVSGESRDSVVELVLTYNLTRGGADQARLRQAAEAANQSKDLREKVCRDIRQTLSIAYNDVNRIKEQLIYLDQHQLSTEKTREAYRQQFDIGQRTLLDLLDTENEYFEARRAYVRAVYDRIIAQARTLTEMSRLTTALKVAREGLPTAAEAGQERAGIDPASVCPPDAPTQLQIDKEAVFAEAMRAVGR from the coding sequence ATGAAAAAGATTCGAACGCTGATCGCCCTCGCCGTCCTGGCTACCCTGCCGCAAGCCCATGCGCAGGTTCCGGAAGCGCTCCAGGATGCGGCACGGATGGCCGTGACCGCCAACCCCGAAGTACAGGCGCGCTGGCACGCCTTTCTCGCTTCGGAACAAGACCGGTTGGCCGTGCGCGGCGGCTATTTTCCCCAGGTCGACCTGATCGCCGGGGTCGGGCACGAACGCCAGACCCGGCCGAACCGCGACCCGAAAACGGAAAGCTACAACCACCGCAACGCCACTCTGGCGCTGAACCAGATGGTCTATGACGGATTTTTTACCCGCAACGAGGTGGCACGCTTCGGCCATGCGAAGCTGGTGCGCTACTACGAACTGGTGGACGCGGCCGAGCGCACTTCGATGGAAGTGGTCCGTGTCTACAGCGATGTGCTGCGCTACCGTGAACTGGTCAAGCTTGCCCAGGACAACTACGTGCGGCACAAGCAGGTCTTCGACCAGATCTCGGGGCGCACCGCCGCGGGTGTCGGGCGTGGCGTCGACCTCGAGCAGGCGACCGGGCGGCTCGCGCTGGCCGAGTCCAACCTGTTGACCGAAGTCTCCAACCTGCATGACGTCAGCGCCCGTTATCTGCGCATCGTTGGTGTGGAAGCCCCTGAAAACCTGCCCCTGATCGGCGACTCGATCGCCGCCGGCGGGCTCCCGCCCACGGTCGAAGATGCGCTGCGCGAGGCGTTCGACACCAGTGCTACGCTCAATGCCGCAGTCGAGGATGTCGCCGCCGCCCAGCGCGGAGTCGAATCGCGCCGGGCAGTTTTTCATCCTCGCCTCGACCTGCGCGCGCGCCAGTCCTTCGACCACAATCTGGACGGCGTCAGTGGAGAGTCGCGCGATAGCGTCGTCGAGTTGGTGCTGACCTACAACCTGACGCGGGGTGGGGCGGACCAGGCGCGCCTGCGCCAGGCGGCCGAGGCGGCGAACCAGAGCAAGGATTTGCGCGAGAAGGTCTGCCGCGACATCCGCCAGACGCTTTCGATCGCCTACAACGACGTCAATCGGATCAAGGAGCAACTGATCTACCTCGACCAGCACCAGCTTTCCACCGAAAAGACGCGCGAAGCCTATCGGCAACAGTTCGACATCGGCCAGCGGACCCTGCTCGACCTGCTCGATACCGAAAACGAGTACTTCGAGGCGCGCCGTGCCTACGTGCGGGCGGTCTACGACCGGATCATCGCCCAGGCGCGCACGCTGACCGAAATGAGCCGCCTGACGACGGCGCTCAAGGTGGCGCGCGAGGGCTTGCCGACCGCGGCGGAAGCGGGGCAGGAGCGCGCCGGGATCGATCCCGCGTCCGTCTGCCCGCCCGATGCGCCGACGCAACTGCAGATCGACAAGGAAGCCGTGTTTGCCGAAGCGATGCGCGCCGTAGGGCGCTGA
- a CDS encoding transglutaminase-like cysteine peptidase, which produces MSAYRVQPSGSWPFSPARRSFPVRWALLVFLGVLLGSVLAASDLDRMQRLAASRYGAAAAESVAAWRRLMAEAADSNEIEKLARVNTFFNRKIRFEDDIVVWGEQDHWASPLELMGKGAGDCEDFSIAKYMSLRLLGVPAERLRLIYVRAQIGGAQSGISQAHMVVGYFPAPADEPLVLDNLINDIRPAARRPDLFPVFSFNSEGLWVGGASASAADPTARLSRWRSVLERMRNEGLH; this is translated from the coding sequence ATGTCCGCCTACAGGGTACAGCCCTCCGGTTCCTGGCCGTTTTCCCCCGCCCGGCGCTCTTTTCCAGTTCGTTGGGCGCTGCTCGTATTCCTCGGGGTGCTGCTCGGCTCGGTGCTGGCCGCCTCCGATCTCGACCGGATGCAACGCCTGGCGGCATCGCGCTACGGAGCGGCCGCCGCCGAATCGGTCGCGGCATGGCGACGCCTGATGGCGGAAGCCGCGGATTCCAATGAAATCGAGAAGCTCGCCCGCGTGAATACTTTTTTCAACCGGAAAATCCGTTTCGAAGACGATATCGTCGTGTGGGGCGAACAAGATCATTGGGCCTCACCGCTCGAATTGATGGGCAAAGGCGCAGGGGATTGCGAGGATTTCTCGATCGCCAAGTACATGAGCCTGCGCCTGCTCGGCGTTCCCGCCGAGCGCCTGCGCCTGATCTACGTGCGGGCGCAGATCGGCGGGGCACAAAGCGGCATCAGCCAGGCCCACATGGTGGTGGGCTACTTCCCGGCTCCCGCCGACGAGCCGCTGGTGCTCGACAACCTGATCAACGACATCCGCCCCGCCGCTCGCCGTCCGGACCTGTTCCCGGTGTTCAGCTTCAACAGCGAAGGCCTCTGGGTCGGCGGCGCCAGTGCCTCCGCGGCCGACCCCACCGCCCGCCTGTCGCGCTGGCGCAGCGTGCTCGAGCGGATGCGCAACGAGGGCCTGCACTGA
- a CDS encoding EAL domain-containing protein — MSLIKQLWIGIAIVMSIAFGASFVVSTLSARHYLEQQLYVKNLDNAGSLALSLSQMPKDAVTVELQIAAQFDAGHYRLIRLVAPSGEIIVEREYADERFGAPGWFVRLIPIRARPGIAQVQDGWRQFGTLTLESHSRYAYESLWQGTLQLLAWFVAGAVLTGLVGTLLIKHITRPLGRVVDQAEAIGGRRFITIDEPSTTEFRSVVRAMNALSERVRTMLADESRRLEALRRQAHHDELTGLVNRSQFLNLVDAALSREDAAAGGSLMMVRLGDLGQLNRQFGHQETDRLLRELAACVQAVADAHPGWEAGRLNASDFALLASGQGDPDAVVHPLAEQLHALRERWRDTTSLRLPIGAAAYYPNERHGNLLARADAALAAAELTGDDAASIAPPSIGAPLHSNLDDWRQTILEALEQHGVRLALYPVVTTGAPEGRLLHHEAPMRLFIDDNWQNAGYFMPQAARLGLLGQLDGAVLAGALGQIARDGTPLGINLSAEALCDPAFRSQLVDELQAQPDAARKLWIEFTEHDIVRHQSEFNSLCAALKPLGCKLGIEHVGRRFSQISDLHALGIDYLKINRALVRGIETDIGNQSFLRGLCTVAHAIGLIVIAEGVSTEGEREALSGLGVDGVTGPLLGNDGMAPPE, encoded by the coding sequence ATGTCTCTGATCAAGCAACTCTGGATCGGCATCGCCATCGTCATGTCGATCGCATTCGGAGCGAGCTTCGTGGTGAGCACGCTGTCGGCACGGCATTACCTCGAGCAGCAGCTCTACGTGAAGAACCTCGACAACGCCGGCTCCCTCGCCCTGTCGCTGTCGCAGATGCCGAAGGACGCGGTCACGGTGGAGTTGCAGATCGCTGCCCAGTTCGACGCCGGACACTACCGCCTGATCCGGCTGGTGGCGCCGTCCGGTGAGATCATCGTCGAGCGCGAATATGCCGACGAGCGCTTCGGCGCCCCAGGGTGGTTCGTTCGCCTGATCCCGATCCGGGCCCGGCCCGGGATCGCCCAGGTGCAGGACGGCTGGCGCCAGTTCGGCACCCTGACCCTGGAGAGCCACAGCCGTTACGCCTACGAGTCGCTGTGGCAGGGCACGCTTCAGCTGCTGGCCTGGTTCGTCGCCGGCGCCGTGCTCACCGGCCTTGTCGGCACCCTGCTGATCAAGCACATCACCCGCCCGCTCGGGCGCGTCGTCGACCAGGCCGAAGCCATCGGCGGGCGCCGCTTCATCACCATCGATGAACCGTCGACCACCGAATTCCGCAGCGTGGTCCGCGCCATGAATGCGCTCTCCGAACGGGTGCGCACGATGCTGGCCGACGAGTCGCGGCGTCTCGAAGCACTGCGCCGCCAGGCTCATCACGACGAACTCACCGGGCTCGTCAATCGCAGCCAGTTCCTGAACCTGGTCGATGCGGCGCTGTCGCGCGAGGACGCGGCCGCAGGCGGCAGTCTGATGATGGTCCGGCTGGGCGATCTCGGACAGTTGAACCGGCAGTTCGGGCACCAGGAAACCGACCGTTTGCTGCGCGAGCTCGCCGCCTGCGTTCAGGCCGTGGCCGACGCCCACCCGGGCTGGGAAGCCGGCCGCCTCAATGCCAGCGACTTCGCCCTCCTGGCCTCGGGGCAGGGAGATCCGGACGCAGTCGTGCATCCGCTTGCCGAACAGCTGCATGCCCTGCGCGAGCGCTGGCGGGACACCACTTCGCTGCGGCTACCGATTGGCGCCGCCGCCTATTACCCCAACGAACGGCACGGCAACCTGCTCGCCCGCGCCGACGCGGCCCTCGCTGCAGCCGAACTCACCGGCGACGATGCGGCCAGCATTGCACCGCCGTCGATCGGCGCCCCCTTGCACAGCAATCTCGACGACTGGCGCCAAACCATCCTCGAAGCGCTCGAACAACACGGCGTCCGCCTGGCCCTCTACCCCGTCGTGACGACCGGCGCTCCGGAAGGCAGACTGCTCCATCACGAAGCGCCGATGCGCCTGTTCATCGATGACAACTGGCAGAACGCCGGCTACTTCATGCCCCAGGCCGCGCGCCTGGGGCTACTCGGCCAGCTCGACGGCGCCGTCCTGGCCGGAGCGCTCGGCCAGATCGCCCGCGACGGCACCCCGCTCGGCATCAACCTGTCGGCCGAAGCCCTGTGCGACCCGGCCTTCCGGAGCCAGTTGGTCGACGAGCTACAGGCCCAGCCGGACGCCGCACGCAAGCTCTGGATCGAGTTCACCGAGCACGACATCGTGCGCCACCAATCCGAATTCAATTCGCTTTGTGCGGCCCTGAAGCCACTCGGCTGCAAGCTGGGCATCGAGCACGTCGGCCGCCGTTTCAGCCAGATCAGCGATCTCCACGCGCTCGGCATCGACTATCTCAAGATCAATCGCGCGCTGGTCCGCGGCATCGAGACCGACATCGGCAACCAGTCCTTCCTACGCGGCTTGTGCACCGTGGCGCACGCGATCGGGCTGATCGTCATTGCAGAGGGCGTCAGCACGGAAGGCGAGCGGGAGGCGCTTTCCGGACTGGGCGTGGATGGCGTCACCGGGCCGCTTCTGGGCAATGACGGTATGGCGCCGCCCGAGTGA
- a CDS encoding retention module-containing protein, which produces MAQVIATVVSVIGEAFVRDAQGNTRSIKPGDALLEGETVITSAGGQVELAMADGSTLMVVESQVVGLGLEMLDEGAPGAQESAVSAGTVDEVLQALETGENIDELLEAPAAGLAGGADAEGSSFVRLLRIAEETTGVDYDYSFEPQSGLVPEPGDAVETVTGTVSLNYVLLDDNGQPLLGPDGNFIFVDGNDVIEGTPIGVLATVDVAPAGSDLVLSLSNGLVITIPVGQTTGVAVLETRPDDLFIQGTDTLPISVVGASGGGYDELDAAQSSSANIVDDNDPVFAVISVNLSSVGEGEVLTYTVRLVDQAGNPVTVPEGGNVDVQLTWSGPAANPTDAAPLPTTVTILGGTSQTVFQVNAVNDSVNEPIEPLIAVISEVVDAQSIFENLGASELPAESEIIDNDVPDIEVAGVGTQGVVVTEGQAAVFSVTENNETFTLTGTLSSLGDTYSDTATATILDNDVVPTINPSALAVSEEGLPGGLADLVGMDDTTNLAVRSGSIDYSSNGAAALTVALLTDGLPGSLGNTAIVWSHEGGNEAIVVGQSGGGEDLIRIVLNDGIQAVDTNSPTIAYSVELLKPLEHLGVNVEDDLSFDIDVRLSDGANSAQTAALTITVEDDSPLEAGTDAVVLNIPPVSFDGQLAFIGADTGGASGAQWTASLSTLNGLGLTSGGRAVVFSYEDGQTLLVAETTEGEPVFTVRANADGTYSFNSLAPLDLSSLNLDDATVSSGGGPKSTYYWYDDGSLTNVLDASKDLVVSITGYKDGALADVNPSGAGIGIQNNEFDDGERFVFDFDAAGSDGEANLAYAVRFELFQYGAGDSFQVTGMYQDGTSHVDGYSIETIGGTTYMVVTAESGKYFDTLEVAMSDGKVKIQGLETYVLEDAPPQLVTLDFTAVDADGDEVDGDIVLTFQNQPDPEGGIVGNAMFGGAEPEPDASADSDVFVWSLGDQGTADSPAIDRVDFDVEDGDVLDLRDLLPDDAGDSLSSYLSFGSMEGKLALLVDHDGGGTFETTQAIVFENYASTAELASALELDAGWTEADILNRMIADGQLKS; this is translated from the coding sequence ATGGCTCAGGTCATCGCGACTGTCGTATCGGTCATCGGCGAAGCGTTCGTACGCGACGCGCAGGGCAATACCCGTTCGATCAAACCGGGGGATGCACTGCTCGAAGGTGAAACCGTCATCACCTCTGCCGGCGGGCAGGTGGAACTGGCGATGGCCGATGGTTCCACGTTGATGGTGGTCGAGAGCCAGGTCGTCGGCCTCGGGCTCGAGATGCTCGACGAGGGCGCGCCAGGCGCGCAGGAAAGCGCCGTTTCCGCCGGCACCGTCGACGAAGTTCTGCAAGCGCTCGAGACGGGTGAAAATATCGACGAGCTTCTCGAAGCGCCCGCGGCTGGCCTGGCCGGCGGCGCCGATGCAGAAGGCAGCAGCTTCGTGCGCCTGTTGCGGATCGCCGAGGAAACCACCGGGGTCGATTACGACTACAGCTTCGAACCGCAGAGCGGGCTGGTGCCGGAGCCGGGCGATGCGGTGGAGACGGTCACCGGAACCGTTTCGCTGAATTACGTCCTGCTCGATGACAATGGCCAGCCCCTGCTCGGGCCCGACGGCAACTTCATCTTCGTCGATGGCAACGATGTCATCGAAGGCACGCCGATCGGCGTCCTCGCCACGGTCGATGTCGCGCCGGCGGGCTCGGATCTGGTCCTGAGCCTGAGCAACGGCCTGGTCATCACCATTCCGGTCGGCCAGACCACGGGAGTGGCCGTACTCGAAACCCGGCCCGACGATCTTTTCATCCAGGGCACGGACACCCTTCCCATTTCCGTCGTCGGTGCGTCGGGCGGCGGCTATGATGAGCTCGATGCGGCGCAGTCGTCTTCGGCGAACATCGTCGATGACAATGATCCGGTGTTTGCCGTCATCAGCGTCAACCTGTCTTCCGTGGGCGAAGGAGAGGTTCTGACCTATACGGTCCGCCTGGTCGACCAGGCCGGCAATCCGGTGACGGTCCCCGAAGGCGGCAATGTGGATGTGCAGCTCACCTGGAGCGGGCCGGCAGCCAATCCGACCGATGCCGCGCCGTTGCCGACGACGGTGACCATCCTGGGGGGGACGAGCCAGACCGTCTTCCAGGTCAATGCCGTCAATGACTCGGTCAATGAGCCGATCGAGCCCTTGATCGCGGTCATTTCTGAAGTTGTGGATGCGCAGTCGATTTTCGAGAACCTCGGCGCAAGCGAATTGCCCGCCGAATCGGAAATCATCGACAACGACGTGCCCGATATCGAAGTTGCGGGGGTTGGGACGCAAGGCGTGGTGGTGACCGAAGGCCAGGCGGCGGTGTTCTCGGTGACCGAGAACAACGAGACCTTCACCCTGACGGGGACGCTCTCGAGTCTGGGCGACACTTACAGCGATACGGCGACGGCGACGATCCTCGACAACGACGTGGTCCCGACGATCAATCCAAGCGCACTTGCAGTGTCCGAAGAGGGTTTGCCCGGCGGTTTGGCAGACTTGGTAGGGATGGACGATACGACCAACCTGGCCGTCCGGAGCGGGTCGATCGATTATTCGAGCAACGGTGCAGCTGCCTTGACGGTGGCGTTGCTCACCGACGGGTTGCCCGGTTCGCTCGGGAACACGGCCATCGTCTGGAGTCATGAAGGCGGCAACGAGGCCATCGTCGTAGGCCAGAGCGGTGGCGGGGAGGATCTGATCCGGATCGTCCTGAATGACGGAATCCAAGCCGTCGACACCAACAGCCCCACCATCGCGTATAGCGTCGAGCTGCTGAAACCGCTCGAGCACTTGGGAGTGAATGTCGAGGACGATTTGAGCTTCGATATCGACGTCAGGCTGTCCGATGGCGCCAATTCCGCACAGACGGCGGCACTTACGATCACGGTCGAGGATGACAGCCCGCTCGAGGCCGGAACCGATGCCGTGGTTCTCAATATTCCGCCGGTGAGCTTTGATGGGCAACTGGCTTTCATCGGTGCCGATACAGGCGGTGCTTCGGGGGCGCAATGGACTGCATCCCTGAGTACGCTCAACGGTTTGGGCCTGACATCGGGCGGGCGGGCCGTCGTCTTCAGTTATGAAGACGGGCAGACCCTGCTTGTTGCCGAGACGACGGAAGGAGAGCCGGTTTTCACCGTCAGGGCGAATGCGGATGGAACTTATTCGTTCAACAGCCTGGCACCGCTCGATTTGAGCTCCCTCAATCTGGACGACGCCACGGTCAGCTCGGGAGGCGGGCCGAAATCGACCTATTACTGGTATGACGACGGGTCGCTGACGAATGTGCTCGACGCGAGCAAGGATCTGGTGGTTTCGATCACCGGCTACAAGGACGGTGCATTGGCCGACGTGAATCCGAGCGGTGCCGGGATTGGAATTCAGAACAACGAGTTCGACGATGGCGAACGGTTTGTCTTCGACTTCGATGCGGCCGGGAGTGACGGCGAAGCCAATCTGGCGTATGCAGTACGCTTCGAGCTGTTCCAGTACGGGGCGGGAGACAGCTTCCAGGTAACCGGGATGTACCAGGACGGCACATCTCATGTCGATGGATATTCGATTGAAACGATCGGCGGCACGACGTATATGGTCGTCACCGCGGAGTCGGGCAAGTATTTCGATACCCTGGAAGTGGCCATGTCGGATGGCAAGGTGAAGATTCAGGGGCTCGAAACCTACGTGCTGGAAGATGCGCCCCCGCAACTGGTGACGCTGGACTTCACGGCCGTGGATGCCGATGGCGACGAGGTCGATGGCGATATCGTCCTGACTTTCCAGAATCAGCCGGATCCTGAAGGCGGGATCGTCGGTAACGCCATGTTCGGAGGTGCCGAACCCGAGCCCGATGCCAGTGCGGACAGTGACGTCTTTGTGTGGAGCCTTGGTGATCAGGGAACGGCGGATTCGCCCGCGATCGACAGAGTCGATTTCGATGTGGAAGACGGCGATGTCCTCGACCTGCGGGATCTCCTGCCCGATGATGCGGGGGATTCGCTCTCGTCCTACCTGAGCTTCGGTTCCATGGAAGGCAAGCTGGCCTTGCTGGTCGACCACGATGGGGGTGGAACTTTCGAAACCACGCAGGCGATCGTGTTCGAGAACTACGCCAGTACGGCCGAACTGGCCAGTGCCCTCGAACTGGATGCCGGATGGACGGAAGCGGATATTCTCAACCGGATGATTGCCGACGGGCAGTTGAAGAGCTGA
- a CDS encoding response regulator transcription factor yields MTKDFFLAPPSMPTQRWREAFPEARFFSERSLLSGPANGDVIWLAAEFPNWRGELAQLRRAFPRCALVLLSLQPDPREGLTALGLGARGYCHALAAPPLLREVGEVLRHGGLWVGAELLERLVRSLRPRLGKEAEADGGGLEARLSGREAEVARLVAAGWSNKEIARELDITERTVKAHLSAVFDKLAVRDRLQLVLRYGKTHRTAAEV; encoded by the coding sequence ATGACGAAAGATTTCTTTCTGGCGCCGCCCTCGATGCCGACGCAGCGGTGGCGAGAGGCGTTTCCCGAGGCGCGGTTCTTCAGCGAGCGCAGCCTCCTCTCCGGGCCGGCAAACGGCGATGTGATCTGGCTGGCGGCGGAGTTCCCGAACTGGCGCGGGGAGCTCGCCCAGTTGCGACGGGCGTTTCCGCGCTGCGCGCTGGTCCTGCTCTCGCTGCAGCCGGATCCGCGCGAGGGCCTCACCGCGCTGGGCCTGGGGGCCCGCGGCTATTGCCATGCGCTGGCGGCGCCGCCCCTCCTGCGGGAAGTGGGCGAAGTCCTTCGTCATGGCGGGCTGTGGGTCGGCGCCGAGTTGCTGGAGCGCCTCGTGCGGTCGCTGCGGCCGCGTCTGGGGAAGGAGGCGGAAGCCGATGGCGGGGGGCTGGAGGCGCGCTTGTCCGGGCGCGAGGCGGAGGTCGCCCGCCTCGTCGCTGCGGGGTGGAGCAACAAGGAAATCGCCCGCGAGCTCGACATCACCGAGCGCACGGTGAAGGCCCATCTTTCCGCGGTGTTCGACAAGCTGGCCGTGCGCGACCGGCTGCAGCTCGTGCTGCGCTACGGCAAAACGCATCGGACTGCCGCCGAGGTCTAG